The window ctatttttaaatataatcaaaGAACAACTTGAATGGTGACACAGACTTGTTGTTCTGTTGTTGAGAAACTTCAGGTCCCCACTATTAGTTCTTATTAAATCCATTAAGACTACGTAAATGAGAGAATAAGACATATAATCAACCATAGAACATGAAGGACAGAACCATGTGATCTGCTCTAGTCTGTCCCACGATCCAAGACCACAAGTTTCAATGAGAGATTTTAACTCACTCATCGATCTATCTATATATGTACACATTAGCCATTCTTTCTATCATCAACCTAAAGCAAGCAATCCAATAACTTTAGTATTTTCATACATCTTCCAAAACATCAAAAGAAATCAAACTTTCAGTTTAAAAGATGGCCTTGGTGAGAAGTCTATTGGGTGCAAAGAAGATTCTTGGCCGCTCTGTAACAGCAGCTTCTACGAGTAAAAGAACAACCTCGGCGGCACCAAAAGGGTTTCTTGCTGTGTACGTAGGAGAGAGCCAGAAGAAGAGATATGTGGTGCCAATCTCATACCTGAGCCAGCCTTCGTTTCAAGCCCTACTAAGTAAATCTGAAGAAGAGTTTGGGTTTGATCATCCAATGGGCGGCTTAACAATCCCTTGTTCTGAAGATATATTCATCACAGTGACGTCTCGGTTCCAATGATGATTATCCaaacatattgttagtctagTTAGATATAGACTTTCCCTGTAGATAGATGAGATTTTTTTAACCTCTTTATTGTTTAAAGAGTTATTCTATAATCTTTTGAAAGTGAATGTTATAGACACGATAATGATTCATGTTAATACATTTTGGAGCAACCATTCAACAAGAAAGTGCGACACCTAtctgattcttgtttttttcttcttc of the Brassica rapa cultivar Chiifu-401-42 chromosome A03, CAAS_Brap_v3.01, whole genome shotgun sequence genome contains:
- the LOC103856278 gene encoding auxin-responsive protein SAUR21, with protein sequence MALVRSLLGAKKILGRSVTAASTSKRTTSAAPKGFLAVYVGESQKKRYVVPISYLSQPSFQALLSKSEEEFGFDHPMGGLTIPCSEDIFITVTSRFQ